ATTCAACGCTCCGAACACACCGTTGATGCCATCGCCGGGATAACCGTACATCCGCTTGACGCCCCAGTGATGCAGCCTCTCGACAATGAAGTCGCCTACTGTGGTTGACATGAAAGTCTCCCGTAAAAGAACCGGATTGCCATTTCGTCGGTGAGCAATCAGCGCGCCCCGTCGCCGACTAAATCACGCTGTAAGGCACATCCACTGCTCCCTCTCTCTGCTTAAGGATGCAACGGCGTGTACGCAATCCTGGGCGCGACGGTGTGGCCGCTACGGCAAGTTCGGCGCTGGACTGTGCGCTCTGGGATCCGCGTGCGAAGCGCCTTGGTTTGTCTCTCGTCACTGCGCCAGGCCAGGTGCGCGACAGCATGCAGCCTGTGGCTCGCGCAGGTGCGTCACCTTCAGGGACGCCGCGATGAAGCGCACGAACTTTTCGAGCGCGTGTTGGCCCTGCGAAATGACCTCGGCTTTCTCACGGAGGAATATGACACGCGCCTGCAACGCCTCCGCGGAAACTTTTCTCAGAAGCTGTCGCACGTTGCGTTGATCAATGCGGCGCGGGTTCTCGGAAAATCATGACGGTGCATCTGCCGTTACAGATAGAGAGGTATCACGCGGCACCGCTTTTCCATTCGGACCACTCGAGCACGAACAGCGACACGAGTGCGGCTGCCGCACACACGGTGGCAAGCCAGCACAGGCCTCGAAGCACCCAG
This region of Paraburkholderia terrae genomic DNA includes:
- a CDS encoding glycoside hydrolase family 15 protein; its protein translation is MLALRNDLGFLTEEYDTRLQRLRGNFSQKLSHVALINAARVLGKS